Proteins found in one Labrenzia sp. VG12 genomic segment:
- a CDS encoding TetR-like C-terminal domain-containing protein: MAEVGRPQAARVTAALLEATLLELADNGFEKATIAAIAARARTSKQAVYRRFETKEALVAAAIEAALAAANPGPPQRGSVAEDLRLCLGNTAAALQETPLGAALRALVPHRQIPGLAEVLDAAEEGRRLILRQIFLATPFEADMETRIDLLLGLIYFRLLIRGLKVTEADIETAIYLVLGLVAPRDPEGFAGLPGM; the protein is encoded by the coding sequence GTGGCTGAGGTCGGCCGTCCTCAAGCGGCCCGGGTGACGGCAGCCCTGCTGGAAGCGACACTCCTAGAACTTGCTGACAACGGCTTCGAGAAGGCGACAATTGCCGCGATTGCCGCGCGTGCGCGCACCAGCAAACAGGCCGTTTACCGACGTTTCGAGACCAAGGAGGCGCTGGTCGCAGCGGCGATTGAAGCGGCGCTCGCTGCGGCCAATCCGGGCCCGCCACAGCGCGGCAGCGTTGCCGAAGATCTGCGGCTTTGTCTCGGCAACACGGCGGCTGCCCTGCAGGAAACCCCGCTCGGGGCCGCTCTCAGAGCCCTGGTGCCGCATCGCCAAATACCGGGTCTGGCCGAAGTTCTGGATGCGGCCGAGGAGGGGCGCCGGCTGATCCTGCGCCAGATCTTCTTGGCGACGCCCTTTGAGGCAGACATGGAAACCCGCATCGACCTGCTACTCGGGCTGATCTATTTCCGGCTGCTGATCCGGGGCCTGAAGGTCACCGAAGCGGATATCGAAACGGCGATCTATCTTGTCCTGGGCCTGGTCGCGCCGCGGGATCCGGAAGGGTTTGCGGGTCTCCCCGGAATGTGA
- a CDS encoding darcynin family protein: protein MTKTLDPIRPLPMAAIVYLAFEPAWLALSRDERGAHAERIGAILARHPKVSFEWFDADALAGGFSDFAICRFSDMRAYHHLWEELRDTDIFAHPYARIVNVTTGIENGFQDYEAALAGVAGG, encoded by the coding sequence GTGACAAAGACCCTTGATCCGATCCGCCCGCTGCCGATGGCGGCTATTGTCTATCTGGCGTTCGAGCCTGCCTGGCTGGCGCTCTCGCGCGACGAACGAGGCGCGCATGCAGAAAGGATCGGCGCGATCCTGGCGCGTCACCCGAAGGTCTCCTTCGAATGGTTCGATGCCGACGCGCTGGCGGGCGGTTTTTCCGACTTTGCCATCTGCCGGTTTTCCGACATGCGCGCCTATCACCACCTCTGGGAGGAGCTGCGCGATACCGACATCTTCGCGCATCCCTATGCCCGCATCGTCAATGTCACGACCGGCATTGAAAACGGGTTTCAGGATTATGAAGCCGCGTTGGCAGGAGTGGCTGGTGGCTGA
- the gatC gene encoding Asp-tRNA(Asn)/Glu-tRNA(Gln) amidotransferase subunit GatC, which yields MSVDTDTVKRVARLARIKVSDEDATRMTGELNAILGFVEQLDEVNIDGVEPLTSVVEQTMKKRVDGVTDGNKAGDITQNAPASEDHFFMVPKVVE from the coding sequence ATGTCAGTTGATACCGATACGGTGAAACGCGTCGCCCGCCTGGCACGCATCAAGGTGAGCGACGAAGACGCAACCCGCATGACCGGCGAGCTGAACGCCATTCTCGGGTTTGTCGAGCAGCTCGACGAAGTGAATATCGACGGCGTCGAACCTCTGACCTCCGTCGTCGAGCAGACCATGAAAAAGCGCGTGGACGGCGTGACGGACGGCAACAAGGCCGGTGACATCACCCAGAACGCCCCAGCCTCCGAAGATCATTTCTTCATGGTGCCGAAAGTCGTCGAATAA
- the gatA gene encoding Asp-tRNA(Asn)/Glu-tRNA(Gln) amidotransferase subunit GatA, whose product MTDLTKLTIAEAREGLKNKDYTSVELTDAFIANIEAANSQLNAYVTVTADQARDMAKASDEKLAAGTGGALEGIPLGIKDLFATKGVHTQACSHILDGFKPPYESTVTSNLWADGAVMLGKLNMDEFAMGSSNETSYYGPVINPWRKTGSNQDLVPGGSSGGSASAVAARLCMGATATDTGGSIRQPAAFTGTVGIKPTYGRCSRWGVVAFASSLDQAGPIAHTVRDSAILLKSMASVDPKDTTSVDIEVPDYEAAIGRSVKGLKIGIPAEYRMDGMPGEIDELWQKGIEWLKDAGAEIVDISMPHTKYALPAYYIVAPAEASSNLARYDGVRYGLRVPGNDIVEMYENTRAAGFGEEVQRRVLIGTYVLSAGYYDAYYLKAQKVRTLIKRDFDLAWQNGVDAILTPATPSAAFGVADQDLHSDPVKMYLNDIFTVTVNMAGLPGISVPAGLDKSGLPLGLQLIGKPFDESTLFQVGQVIEDAAGSFDPEKWWG is encoded by the coding sequence ATGACCGACCTGACCAAACTCACGATTGCCGAAGCCCGCGAGGGCCTGAAAAACAAGGACTACACGTCCGTTGAGCTGACAGACGCCTTCATTGCCAATATTGAAGCCGCCAACAGCCAGCTCAATGCCTATGTCACCGTGACGGCCGACCAGGCCCGCGACATGGCCAAGGCGTCTGACGAAAAACTGGCCGCCGGCACCGGTGGCGCTCTGGAAGGCATCCCGCTCGGCATCAAGGACCTGTTTGCCACCAAGGGTGTGCACACCCAGGCCTGCAGCCACATTCTCGACGGCTTCAAGCCGCCTTACGAGTCCACCGTCACGTCCAACCTCTGGGCCGACGGCGCCGTCATGCTCGGCAAGCTGAACATGGACGAGTTCGCCATGGGCTCCTCCAACGAGACCTCCTACTACGGCCCGGTGATCAACCCCTGGCGCAAGACCGGCTCCAACCAGGACCTGGTGCCAGGCGGCTCGTCCGGCGGCTCCGCGTCCGCCGTTGCCGCGCGCCTGTGCATGGGGGCCACCGCCACCGACACCGGCGGCTCGATCCGTCAGCCGGCGGCCTTCACCGGCACAGTCGGCATCAAGCCGACCTATGGCCGCTGCTCGCGCTGGGGCGTGGTTGCCTTTGCCTCCTCGCTCGACCAGGCCGGCCCGATCGCCCACACGGTCCGCGACAGTGCCATCCTTCTGAAATCCATGGCCTCCGTCGATCCGAAGGACACCACCTCCGTCGACATCGAGGTGCCGGACTATGAAGCTGCCATCGGCAGATCGGTGAAAGGCCTCAAGATCGGCATTCCGGCCGAATACCGCATGGACGGCATGCCGGGCGAGATCGACGAATTGTGGCAGAAGGGCATTGAATGGCTGAAGGATGCCGGCGCGGAGATCGTCGACATCTCCATGCCGCATACCAAATACGCCCTGCCGGCCTATTACATCGTCGCGCCTGCGGAAGCTTCTTCCAACCTTGCGCGGTATGATGGCGTTCGCTACGGCCTCCGGGTACCGGGCAATGACATTGTCGAGATGTACGAAAACACCCGCGCCGCGGGCTTCGGCGAAGAGGTTCAGCGCCGTGTCCTTATCGGGACATACGTGCTGTCCGCCGGCTACTATGACGCCTACTACCTGAAGGCGCAGAAGGTTCGTACGCTGATCAAGCGCGACTTCGACCTGGCCTGGCAGAATGGTGTGGACGCCATCCTGACCCCGGCAACACCGTCGGCTGCCTTTGGCGTCGCCGATCAGGATCTTCATTCCGATCCGGTGAAAATGTACCTGAACGACATCTTCACCGTGACCGTGAACATGGCGGGCCTGCCGGGCATCTCCGTTCCCGCCGGCCTCGACAAGTCCGGCCTGCCGCTCGGCCTGCAGCTGATCGGCAAGCCGTTCGACGAGAGCACGCTCTTCCAGGTCGGCCAGGTCATCGAGGACGCTGCCGGCTCCTTCGACCCGGAGAAATGGTGGGGCTAA
- a CDS encoding NAD(P)/FAD-dependent oxidoreductase, with product MPDIETIVIGAGVIGLAIGRTLAQADKEVLVLERHDLIGSETSARNSEVIHAGIYYPTGSLKARLCVSGKQQLYDFCAENGVEHERLGKLIVAANDDQLSELQALKKKAADNGVTDLTFLDRRQMLELEPALEGAGALLSPSTGIIDSHGFMLALEGGLGAGGGQVVLNTNVTQIAPDPAGGYRVDISTEDDGDYALTCRELIVSAGHDAPGLMAALPASKAPKAFLAKGNYFKLQGKSPFSRLIYPVPEPGGLGVHLTLDLQHQARFGPDVEWVTERDYAVDPSRGDTFYAAIRSYWPDLQDEALIPDYSGIRPKIAAPGEPAADFRIDGPEAHGLEGLVALYGMESPGLTASLSIANEVKMRLGTA from the coding sequence ATGCCTGACATCGAAACCATCGTCATCGGCGCCGGCGTCATCGGCCTTGCCATCGGCCGCACCCTGGCACAAGCGGACAAGGAAGTGCTCGTGCTGGAGCGCCACGACCTGATCGGGTCGGAAACCAGCGCCCGAAATTCGGAAGTCATTCACGCCGGCATCTATTATCCGACGGGCAGTCTCAAGGCGCGGCTCTGCGTCTCAGGCAAACAACAACTCTATGACTTTTGCGCCGAAAACGGCGTTGAACACGAGCGTCTTGGCAAGCTGATCGTCGCGGCCAACGATGACCAGCTTTCAGAGCTGCAGGCCCTGAAAAAGAAGGCGGCTGACAACGGGGTCACGGATCTCACGTTTCTGGACCGGCGGCAAATGCTGGAGCTGGAACCGGCCCTTGAAGGCGCCGGCGCGTTGCTGTCCCCGTCCACAGGCATCATCGACAGCCATGGCTTCATGCTGGCGCTTGAGGGCGGCCTTGGCGCCGGGGGCGGTCAGGTGGTTCTGAACACAAACGTGACGCAGATCGCGCCGGACCCGGCCGGAGGCTATCGGGTTGATATCTCAACGGAAGATGACGGTGATTATGCGCTCACCTGCCGGGAGCTGATCGTCTCCGCCGGCCACGACGCACCGGGCCTCATGGCAGCTCTGCCTGCCTCAAAGGCGCCGAAGGCCTTCCTCGCCAAGGGCAACTATTTCAAGCTGCAGGGCAAGTCTCCCTTTTCCAGGCTGATCTATCCGGTCCCCGAACCCGGCGGCCTTGGCGTTCACCTGACGCTCGACCTGCAACACCAGGCCCGGTTCGGACCCGACGTCGAATGGGTGACGGAACGGGACTATGCGGTCGATCCGTCCCGCGGCGACACGTTCTACGCCGCCATCCGCAGTTACTGGCCGGATCTTCAAGACGAAGCGCTGATCCCGGACTACAGCGGCATCCGCCCGAAAATCGCTGCCCCCGGCGAACCGGCCGCGGATTTCCGCATCGACGGACCGGAGGCGCACGGGCTTGAAGGACTGGTTGCGCTCTACGGTATGGAGTCCCCCGGCCTGACCGCGTCCCTGTCCATTGCGAACGAGGTCAAAATGAGGTTGGGTACCGCCTGA
- a CDS encoding ribonuclease E inhibitor RraB, with the protein MDLLLYAALAALLMGPIVIWQILPRFSSSTEELRDDNFQTIYAGQNRWHGSKEANDDIKQALLELGIDLKVPQPIRHTATFSGTAPTPDAEALRTALEKNRYQGFELSPDGTSMSFDETAELSSLVFNRRTLELNDFLHEFGWSYKGWSHAEVPPSA; encoded by the coding sequence ATGGATCTATTGCTCTATGCGGCGCTCGCCGCCTTGTTGATGGGACCGATTGTCATCTGGCAGATACTGCCTCGCTTCTCCTCCTCCACCGAGGAGCTTCGCGACGACAATTTCCAGACAATCTACGCGGGCCAGAACCGTTGGCACGGGTCCAAGGAAGCAAATGACGACATCAAGCAGGCGCTGCTGGAGCTTGGCATCGATCTCAAGGTCCCGCAGCCCATCAGACACACCGCGACCTTTTCCGGAACGGCGCCCACTCCCGACGCCGAAGCACTCCGCACTGCCCTTGAAAAGAACCGCTATCAAGGCTTTGAACTGTCACCGGACGGCACGTCCATGTCCTTCGATGAAACAGCCGAGCTGAGCTCCCTCGTGTTCAACAGGCGGACCCTTGAACTGAACGATTTTCTGCATGAGTTCGGTTGGAGCTACAAAGGCTGGTCACACGCCGAGGTGCCGCCCAGCGCCTGA